The Microcebus murinus isolate Inina chromosome 23, M.murinus_Inina_mat1.0, whole genome shotgun sequence genome includes the window CAAAAATAGACCCTATGGGAGTGCAGGGAATTGGGGAAGAGTTAACAGCATGAGGGACCATGGTGGGGATGAGACCATGGTGGGGATGAGACCATGGTGGGGATGAGACCATGGGGGAGATGAAGACCCTGGTGGGGATGAGACCATGGTGGGGATGGAGACCATGATGGGGATGAAGACCATGGTGGGGATGAGGACCATAGTGGGGATGAAGACCATGGTGGCGATGAAGACCATGGTGGGGATGAGACCCTGGTGGGGATGAGACCATGGTGGGGATGAGACCATGGTGGGGATGAAGACCATGGTGGGGATGAGACCATGGTGGGGATGAGACCCTGGTGGGGATAAGACCCTGGTGGGGATGAGACCATGGTGGGGATGAGACCCTGGTGGGGATGAGACCATGGTGGAGATGAGACCATGGTAGGGATGAGACCCTGGTGGGGATGAGACCATGGTGGGGATGAGGATCATGGTGGGGATGAGACCCTGGTGGGGATGAGACCCTGGTGGGGATGAGACCATGGTGGGGATGAGACCATGGTGGGGATGAAGACCATGGTGAGGTTGAAGATGGAGCCACTggctcagggaggctgggagatTGTGTAGGAAGGGCATCCCAGGCTGCAGAGGGGTCTGTCTGGTGGGCTTGTGCCTGGTGGCGAGCAGGCCAAGTGGCAGGGAGTGTGACAGGAAGTGCCTGTGGGAGCAGCCAGGGGCCAGGCCAAGTAGGGACCTTATTCTAAGTGTGACAAGGAGCCACGGGAGGGTTTTAAATAAATCAGCCCAGCTGCGGGACCGAGACTGACTGGAGAAGAGTGGAAGCCTCCAGAAAGGAGGCTGCCGTGGTGCTCCAGGTGGAGGGGGCAGCGGCTGAGTTGGGAAAAGAGTGAGGGTGAGTGGATGAGTTTGCAGACACCAGGTGTGGGACAGCCCACAGGGATGGGAAGGATGACCCCGGGGCTTTTGGTCCCAGCACCTGGTGCTGTTTACTGCATGCGAGACAAGCAGATGGGCCTCGAATCTGCCCGGGGACCTCTGGGCCCACCGCCCCCCGCTGGCCTCTCATCCAGAGCCACCTTCTCGAGCATCTCTGTGATCCCCTTGCTCTCCAGTGGCTGTAGCCTCGTGGTTTCGGCCGAGGTGGGTTGAAAGGGCATTCCTGGCTCCAGGCCCTGGAAGGGCCACCAGTCTGCTGCCCCCACCGCCTTCTAACATCTCCACATTCCCTCCTGGCAGCTGCAAGTGGGGTCCTGGGAACACAGCATAGATCCTGGGTCCCTCTGTGGTGCTGAGGCCACTTCCAGGCACCTTATCTGGGGCTCAAGTAACACGTCCCCGGTTCGGCTCCAGCCCACATTCAGTGAATGTcatctgtgtgccaggcacaagtaaatttatgttttaaattctcaCAATGGTTCTGAAGACTAGGTATTATTTTCCACGGTTTGCATATGAAGACGTCAAGTTTTGGAAAGGGACTTGGTTGGGGTCCTCTGTCGAGTGGGGGGCAGCCCTGGGGGTCGCAGCCAGCCTTTCCCTCTGACCTGTGCTGCCTCCTGCCCCACCGTGGTGAGGCTCAAGAGGGCAGGTGCCATGGGCACCAGGGACATCTGGGAGCCGGCGGAGAGCTGTCTGCAGGATGGGGGGCAGGACTGCCAAGCCTGGGGCCAGGGTAGAATGGAGCATCCAGAGCACATGGTCATCCGGGCTCAATCTGGTAAATGACACCCAGaaaaaatccacagctaacatcatacttagtgGAGAGAGATCAAAAGCTTCCACCCTAAGATCAGGGACGAGCCAAGGATTCCTACTCTCAGCACTACTGTCCAACATAAGTTCTAGCAAGggaaatttaggaagaaaaacaaataaaaggcatccagttTGGAAAATCAGATGTAGAGCTATCTGCGTTCGCATGATTCTATATATAGAGAACCCTAAGGAatccacatgcacacacccacacaaactattagaactaatatgTGAGTTCAGCAATGTGGCGGGATaaaagatcaatataaaaatctgttatatgtctatacactagcaatgagcTGTGTGAAAGtggaattaagaaaacaattccatttacaatagcatcaaaaaggataaaatacctaggaacaaAAGACGTGCAATGTTTGTATGTTGAGAtctataaaaaatgttgaaagaaattaaagatctaaatgaaTGGAAAGGCATTGTAAAACTttatattgttaagatgacagtACTCTCcgaattgatctacagattcaacatgATCCCTATCCAAATCCCAGCCGCTTTGCAGAAACAAACAAGCTGGTCTTAACATTGACATGTAAATGCAAGGagcccagaatagccaaaacaatcttaatgaaagaagaacaaagttagaagactcttactacctgatttcaaagctTACTACAAATCTACAGTAATCAAGGCAGTGTGGTACTGACAcaaggacagacatatagatcaattcaatagaattgagagtccagaaataaacccccATGTTTGTGGTCAGTTGATATTTTACAAGAATACTAAGACAATTCAGTGGGGGGAAgaattgtcttttcaacaaatggtattatatcaaatggatatccacatacaaaagagacctctgtttttctgtcttttggtgTTGGGAACAATAAACACCATTAGGTTGTTGTTTGGATCAAACAGATAATGCATGGAAAGTACTTTgcacagtgcttgacacacaTGTGTACTACCTCAGTGATGgccattattattgttgttttaccACATTGTTAACATCACGCAAAATATCTTTGAACCTAAAGGGATTATTATGAATAGTCTTTGGCTTTTGAAAGAGCGTCTCCTGGTCCTTTGGGCAGAGTATTCTGAAGTGGCCTCTGGAATGTTcaccctgcccttctcccctctcgtccccagctgtcccctctgccaccATGAGGAACATCTTCAAGAGGAACCAGGAGCCCATTGTGGCTCCCGCCACCACCACGGCCACCATGCCAGTCGGGCCCGCTGACAACTCCACCGAGAgtgggggtgctggggagagCCAGGAGGACATGTTTGCCAAGCTGAAGGAGAAGTTCTTCAACGAGATCAACAAGATCCCCCGTGAGTGTCCCTGGAGGCTGAGGGGGTGGGACACGGCTGGAGTCTGGGAAGGGACTTGCGAGCAGGGCAGGGTTGAGGAATCTGGGGGGTACACTACGGTGGGATTGGCTGGGCTATTTCCTAATGCTGGGATTTAAGGCTGGATTTTGTGGGAGCCCCTCCAAGAGTGCGGGAAGGGGAAGCATGGCCTGCTATTAATGTAAGGAACAAGGGGGTTTATGTGCTGCAACTTCCCAGGGGAAGAAAAGTTCTTATAACCTAAAAAACTGTCAAAAGATGAAACCAAAAGAAGAAGACAAATTATGAAATAGAAATCACCATTCAAGTTTTccagtaatactttgaaattaactTACCTTGgaagctagaaaataaaaaccctCCCTGCTTTCTGAATTCCTGGCCAAGGCTGTACAGGAGACAGGAGAGATGCAGTGTAAGGGAGACGGTGCTTCAGAACCACGGAGAGCAGCCAGGGGCCCGGCCCCAAACACTGGAGGCATGCAACCCCAGCTTCCGGGTCCAGACTAAACCGCAAGGACCTTGGCCTTTCTGCCTGTGGGTCAGCCCTCTCAGGACTGGGCGCACGGTGGGGCCAAGATGCTCTTCCCACACTTGGGTCTGCTGAGGGTCCCCCATCCTCTGCAGTATGAGCCAGCTCCCCACGGAGCAAACTAGTCACAGCTCAACAGAGCCAAATTCACGTCCTTCCGTGCGTACACCTGAGTGCTCTGTCAACTATCAACAGCAGACTGTGCCCACGGGGTAGTaggctgaaaagagaaaaaggcaagGCATGAATGAAAAGGCATGCAACATATATGCAACTGACATGCAAGTCACTCGCGGGCATGTGGTTTAAAACACgtggaggccgggcatggtggctcacgcctgtcatcccagcattttgggaagccaaagtgggaggatcttttgaggctaggagttttgagaccagcctgggcaacacagcgagacactgtctctatcaaacaatgaaaaaattagccaggcgtggtggcacctgtagtcccagctactggggaggctgagcccgggagttggagggtacagtgagctatgctcaggccacggcactccagcctgggggagagactgagaccccgtctctaaaaataaaataaaacaaaataggccgggcgctgtggctcacgcctgtaatcctagctcttgggaggccgaggcgggcggattgctcaaggtcaggagttcaaaaccagcctgagcaagagcgagaccccgtctctactataaatagaaagaaattaattggccaactgatatatatataaaaaattagccgggcatggtggcgcatgcctgtagtcccagctactcgggaggctgaggcagaaggatcactcaagcccaggagtttgaggttgctgtgagctaggctgacgccacggcactcactctagcctaggcaacaaagtgagactctgtcgaaaaaataaaaaaataaaaaaaataaaacaaaataaagtacgTGGAGCGTGGGCATGGGGAGGGGCGCAGTCCTGACCATGTTTGCCAGTGCCATGGGGCCGGGGCTGCGAGGCACGGCCCTGCTGACCCAGGCTCTTCTCTGTGTGGCAGTCCCGCCCTGGGCACTGATCGCCATCGCTGTGGTGGCCGGCCTCCTGCTCCTCACCTGCTGCTTCTGCATCTGCAAGAAGTGCTGctgcaagaagaagaagaacaagaagGAGAAGGGCAAAGGCATGAAGAACGCCATGAACATGAAGGACATGAAGGGGGGCCAGGTAGGCCGGCCtggggggctggcaggggccCAGCCCAGGCTTTCCCGGCGCTCACAGGGGAAGAAAGGCCTCTGGCTCCCACGGCCAGACTGGCCCCTTCCTTAAAACTCCACAAGGGCCCTCTCGGTCATCTACTCGCTGGCTAGTGGGAAGGGGGACTAGCTCCTGGGTTGGCATGAGCTCGTCCTTGGAaagacagaggaggagaagaatatctgggagcccagggaggctCCCACCACCACCAGGAAGACACCACTGGGCCACCCTGTGTTTTCCTGCCAGAGACACTGCAGGACGGTGTCTCGCTGGAGGCAGCTGGCTGGGCGTGGGGTCGGGAGCCGAATGAGGCAGAAGAGTGGCTGAGGCGTCCGGACAGGGCCAGTGGAATGCATCACTGGTCGtatcataatttcatttattttcctgtgttttggTGTTGGTTAGCCTAGAAAGGCCCCTTCATACATTAATGCCAGAGTTTCTCCTTTTCCGTTTACAGAGGCCCCGTGTGCTTCCCTGTCCCCATGTTTGGGAGGGACTGGGAGAAACCTCTTGCTCAAGGAATCGCTAtggagggtggaaggaagggcTTGATCTCAAGAGGTCGGCTAGGGGTCAAGATGCctgtgaggccgggcgcagtggctcacgcctgtaatcctagaggccggggtgggaggatcgcttgagcccaggagctggaggttgctgtgagctaggctgatgccacggcactctagcccgggtcaccgagcgagactctgtctcaaagacaaaacaaaacaaaacaaaacaaaatgactttgagtgcttgtgtgtgtgtgtacatgtgtgtgtacatgggcCCAAAAGGACCTgcagagagtgtgtgtatgtgtgtgtgtgtgagcgtgtgtttgtgtgtgtgtgtgtgtatgtgtgtgtgtgtgagcgtgtgtttgtgtgtgtgtgtctgtgtgtgtgtgtgtgtgtgtgctgggaggGGTTCCAAGAATGACACAATGTGGTCTTACCAAGCGGCCGTGGCTCACACCgtattcttccttctctctctaccTGCGCGGACTCACCTCACTCCTGCCTGCTGGGCCACCCTCTGGTATGTGTCACCTGGCGGAGGGTGGGGGGAGCTGAGCTGGGGACAGCACTGGGGAGGGGGCTTACAAGGGTCGCAATCCCCCACCCGGCCTTGAGACGCTGCAGCGCATTAGGCAAAGTGCCTCCCAGGGAGGAGGAGACCATGGGGCCAGAGCTGAGCCTTCCAAACACGGGGTTGGCgtgtgggggctgctgggggTCTGGAGGGTGTGGACCAGCAGAGTCCTCTGGGCAGGACACATTCCCTCCTGCCTCCACGCCCAGCTCCGAGTCGGGCTGGCACGCCAGCCGCTCCGTGCTCCCCTTAGACCCGCACCTCCTCTCCCTCCATGCTCCCCTTTGACCCGCACCTCCTCTCCCTCCGTGCTCCCCTTTGACCTTCGCCTCCTCTCCCTCCGTGCTCCCCTTTGACCCGCACCTCCTATCCCTCCGTGCTCCCCTTTGACCCGCACCTCCTCTCCCTCCGTGCTCCCCTTTGACCCTCGCCTCCTCTCCCTCCGTGCCCCCCCTTGACCCACGCCTACTCTCCCTCCGTGCTCCCCTTAACTCACACCTCCTCTCCCTCCGTGCTCCCCCTTGACCCGTGCCTCCTCCCGCAGCTCCGCAGGATGACGACGACGCGGAGACAGGCCTGACGGAGGGGGAAggcgaaggggaggaggagaaggagccgGAGAACCTGGGCAAGCTGCAGTTCTCCCTGGACTACGATTTCCAGGCGAaccaggtgtgtgggggggttgggCGGAGTgggcggggaggaggtgggacgtgggggggaggggggacagccCTCTCAGGGAGGGGCGGGCCCTGCTCCTCTCCGTGGAGCGAGGCTGGCTGGACCCTGCAGGGCATAGAGCCTGGACACCAGCCCTGGCGTGGCCACCAGCCTGCTCTGGGGAAGCTTCCAGGTCGATCACGCTATTAACCTGCCCGCcggccttgggcaaatcacctGTCCTTTCCCCTCAGCTTCCCCAGATGTCGTTCCAGATTCCCTGGGATGGAGATGGCAGCCAACCCTCCTCCCTGGCACCAGCCTGCCCCCCATTCCCCAACTGCCACTGCGGGAAGGGACTGGTGGAGCGGGAAGGGACTGGTGGGAGCGGGctctggggccagggctggcGTGGGAGCCGGCCCGAGACTCAggccccctctctctccctgcagcTCACCGTGGGCGTTCTGCAGGCTGCCGAGCTGCCCGCCCTGGACATGGGGGGCACCTCAGACCCTTACGTCAAAGTCTTCCTCCTTCCcgacaagaagaagaaatatgagaCCAAAGTCCACCGGAAGACGCTGAACCCTGCCTTCAATGAAACCTTCACCTTCAAGGTGATAAGGGCTGGAAGGATGCCTCCAGCTCCTCCCCGTCCCAATTCTCCCCTGACCTCTCAGACTTTTCCTTGGTCCTTAGCACGGCCCGGTCTGGAGCAGTGGCAGGCTGGGCTCCCGGCCTGTGCGGGAGGgaccctcccaccctgcccctgcaCTCTGCTCCCCCACACTTACCAGGAGCCCCTGGGCTGGCTGGAATGGAGACCCAGGCCCAGGGGCCTGCCCACAGCGTCCCCTGGAGGTGTGTGGGTCACCCTGGCCCCTTCTGATCCCGCTTGTGTCCCCCAGGTGCCGTACCAGGAGCTGGGGGGCAAGACTCTGGTGATGGCCATCTACGACTTTGACCGCTTCTCCAAGCACGACATCATCGGGGAGGTCAAGGTGCCCATGAACACGGTGGACCTCGGCCAGCCCATCGAGGAGTGGAGGGACCTGCAGGGCGGCGAGAAGGAGGAGGTGAGCACAGAGACCAGGCAGGCCACGCAGGACTGCGAACGTGGCCGCGTGCCTGGGCTTCCCCCTTCTGCCATGACAGAAAGAGGGTGGGCTTGGCAGCCAGGCGACCTGGGTTAGGGTCCCAGCTCCACACcgcccagctgtgtgaccctggccgAGTTGCTGCAACTCCTTGGACCCGGGTCTTTCCTTTAGTctctttttagagatgaggatgAACTGTCTACACAAAGCGCCTAGCACGGGGTCTGGTCCTGGGTGGGTACTCAGATAGACGAGAACTCCATTATCATCCTTACTCCTGAGGTTTTGCTATCACTTTCGGCCAGGGATTCACGactccgtgcctcagtttacccacaAGGAAAGCTCATGTTTGTTCTAAAGGACACTCGGCATGGGGGGTATGTCCTCTCAGCCACTGGGATAGCATTCATTCACTCGCCAAACTGTATTCCAGGAACTCCactctccccactcctccctcccggCATCAGTCATTGTCCCGGCTGGGCCCCGGCTGTCACCAGAGCTGGGCAGTGACGGAGGGAAGAGTAGAGAAGCTTAGGACATCCTTTCGTGCCTTGGGGCTCGCAGTGTGTCCGGGAGGAAGGCCGGCGCACCTGGACCAGGACGTGTGTGGCGTGCTCAGTCTCGGCCAGGTGGCCCTGGCTCTGAAAGCTTTGCCTCTGCAGCGAGGTGTGGGCAGAGACCTTAGGACCGGGAGCCCCGGGTCCTCCTCACCCTGCTAGCCATGCTAaattgtgtgactttgagcagaGCTCCGTGAACCCCGGTCTCTCACTGGTCACGAAGGACCCTCGCCTGGTCCACACGAGAGCGTTGCAGCGGCAGTAGCAAAAGGAAAGAGTCCCACAGATGATGCTACAAGCGAATGACCCACGGGGAGAGGCCTCAGTgggcgggaggggccgggggAGGACGGCTTCCCAGATACTCGGCGTCCCGGGGCCCTTGGAACTGAGCACATGGCTGCCACACCCACTCCTCACGCCCTTCCCCGCCTGAcggggcctgggctgggagccCAGACACTGCCCCATCTGCCCGCTCCACCCAGGAGTCCCTCCTTGCTCCTGCCACCATTGCCCATTCTCTGCCACTCACCTGTCAGCATCCTCAGCCCAGGGCTGCCACGCTGCCGGGCGGTCACTCTTGGGGGCCTTCTGGGCTGCCGCGGGAGGCCCTGAGGTTGGACTCAGACTTAGCACCCCAGCCATCGCAGATGCGGGGACTGGTGACCGAGGGAGGGGGGACAAACCACTGCCTTGCCTGTCTCGGCCAGATGGGGGTCGCCACGCAGGAGGCagtgggagggctgggaggaCCTGAGTCCTGCTTTTCCCCCACCCCGGACAGCCAGAGAAGCTGGGCGACATCTGCACCTCCCTGCGCTACGTGCCCACGGCCGGGAAGCTCACTGTCTGCATCCTGGAGGCCAAGAACCTCAAGAAGATGGACGTGGGTGGCCTTTCAGGTACATGCAGAACCTCTGGCTGCCATTGGGTGGCACCAGCGAGCCAGTCACCACCCGGAGCCCCCGGAGTTTGCACACTGCAGTGACCCAGACGTCTTCTCACCGAACAGGGGAGCCCTGGCTTTCCGTCCCCCCACTTTCTCCCAGTGACCCCGGTCCCCAGTCGGAGCTGCCTTCCCGGTGCTCTCTGGCCATGCCCCGTGGGCCATGGAGGAAAGGATTAGAGAAATGTGATTCCCCAGATGAGTTCGTAATTTAGGATTTTATTAACACTTCTCCCAGGGAAGTGCAGGGAGTGGGCAGGGCTTAGCCCAAAGCATGCCCCCATGATCGGGGACAGTTCTCCAGGAGAGGCTCTAGGCTCTGCTGGCTCTGCCCTGGAAAGGGACTCGGGGGATGCTCTGAGTGTCGTATTTACCTGATGGTGGATGGGGCTGGACCAGGTGGGGTCCTGGGGGGTGGAGCCCTCTGCCTCCGCCTTGCCCTGGGCTCGGGCTCTAACCAGCATGTCTCCGTGCCAGCCCTGGCTCTGTCACTGACCCACTGCGTGACCTTGAGCAGGGCATTTCCCTtttttggcctcagtttctcgcCTGCAAGTTCAGGAGGACTGGATTAGGTCAGGATCGTGACGCGGCAGATGTATGTCCCGCTTTGGGACTCCCGGCCCCTGTCTGGCACAGGATCACCAGTGGGTCCCCACGCTCCTTCTCACAAGGCCTGTTTACACTCAGAAGTGTCCCCAACACAGTGCTCCAGGAAGCCACGGCCAACCGATCAGAGGTGGTCCTGGGGGTGAGGCCTTTTTGTCACCCTTGCACTGGATGATTATCTGTGTCCTTTGGGCTTCTTGTCCTCTGACTCAGAGCTTTCTGGGACCTGGTCTCAGCAGGGTGGAGCCCCTTCTCGGCAGAAGCTCTGGGCAGGCCCCGCTGCATCCAGTGGGCGGGCGGGGGCTAAGGGACCTCCCTGGGGTTGGCGTTCTCCCTCTGCAGACCCCTACGTGAAGATCCACCTGATGCAGAACGGCAAGAGGCTCAAGAAGAAGAAGACGACAGTGAAGAAGAAGACCCTGAACCCGTACTTCAACGAGTCCTTCAGCTTCGAGATCCCCTTCGAGCAGATTCAGGTGCTCGAGCCCTTCGGGTCCTggcggggagggggtgtggggaggagagggagctcACCTGAAGGCCACGACACAGACCTGCTCAGGGTGGGGGGCTCCTCCCCAGGGCATCCTTCCAGAGGGCTCCCCTTTTCCAAGGAGATGAACATGaactaattaaaaaaacattctaCAAATCCTTCTTTTAGGACTTTGGGGAACATGGTAGCGTACCTGGGCGTGGGGGGCGCAGCACAGGGACCAGCGAGGTTGAGAGCTGGCCAGGGGGCTGGAGTgaacccctccccagccccagccgcaTCCTGCCTTGGCCGTCCCGGGCCCCATTCCTACTGCTCCCTAGCTCTCTCCCGTCCACACCTCTGACCCGCTTCCTCCCGCCCTTCCCTCTATCCCTCTAGCCTTTtctgctcttccttctcttccttcccaccaGCAAGTGCTGGAAATGTGGGGGATGAGGTCTGCTTTCCACCACTTCTGGGTATGGTGGGATCTGGACTTGGTGGGACAGGAGACCCCCCACCCATGTGGGCAGGAGGTCGGTGCAGCCAGGGGCTTGCAGAGCGGTGGTTCTCTGGAGTCGTGGTCTCTCTTCTATCTTAGTGAGCTGATCCCTCCTCTTGTCCACCCCCCCCCAGGAGGGCTAGGGGGTGCACCAAGAGTGCAAAGGGACCTTCAGAGTTGGTTCTGTCATCTATGGAGATGGCATCTATGGAATTCTTCAAGGGAACATCGGGTAGCTCAGCGATCACGTTAGTGCAAAGGAGTCCTCCTTATGGAGAACTCAGGCAGATGTAAAGTACACTGGCCTGGGCATCTCACATTCAACACGCCTAAACTCAACCCTTCCTACCCTCTCCCAGCCAAGCCGGCTTCGTCTAAATTCTGTTTTCAATAAATGGCCCCGCCATCTGCCCAGCGGCCCAGCTCAGAAACCTGGCCATCGCCTTCGCCACTCACCCCAACTTTCTCCTTTCCAATTTATCCAACACACTTTGCCGGGCATTTCCTTAGTTCCAGGCACTTGCTAGGGGCCGGGGAAGTGAGTGAGTAGAAGACACAGCCCTTGCTGTCAGGGACCTCACAGCAGGAGGGGACCAGGAAACAGGCCGTTAAAGCACAGGGACATGACAGCTGCAATGTGCAGAGAACTGTGGGCAATTCCGCTGAGGCTTCCCAGGGAAAGCTTCCTCCTAAAGGATGAGTCCGAGTTGGCTGGGGTCACACGGGAGAAAGGAATTGGCTGTCCCCTCAATGAATCCACGGATCGTCAGGTCCTCTTGATTTTCTTCCCTAAATATCTCCAGTTTGGCCTTGACTTCCCATCCCACTGCCACTGCCTGGATTCAGGGATCCAGTACCCTCCCTCCCAGACCCCCGCAGCCCCCAGCTGGTCTCCCCTCTGCCATCAGCCCGCCCCTCCTCCAGTGAGTCTCCCGCCCCAGTGCCAGGGCTCTCTCCCTAAGACACCCACGCCACTGCTCTCTAAGGTCTTCAGGAGTCCCACGATGCCTAAAGGACGAACACAAACTCCTTAGCTGACTCCTACCGGGCCTGCAACTCTTTTCTTGCCAGTGACTCTGAACTTCCAATGTTTCTAAGACATCAAACACACTCTCCACCCAGGCTAatcctttcccctctttttccCCTCTGAGAGAAATCCTCAGGTGTCATGTCCCAGTCGCTTCCTCTGTGATGCTTTTCCTGGCTGAGCTGAGCAGGACTGTCCTCCCctctgagtttcttttctttctttcttttttttttttttgagacagagtctcactttgttgcccgggctagagtgagtgccgtggcgtcagcctagttcacagcaacctcaaactcctggggtcaagcgatcctcctgcctcggcctccccgagtagctgggactacaggcgtgcgccaccatgcccggctcactttttctatatatatttttagttggtcatttaatttctttctattatagtagagacagggtctcgctcaggctggtttcaaactcctgacctcgagcgatccacccgccttggcctcccagagtgctaggattacaggcgcgagccaccgcgcccggcctctgagtTATTTCCATAGTACCTTGTGCGGTCCTCTGTAGCACAACCTCTAGCACTCTGTGTTGTTAAGTTTCTATTGTGTCTGCTGATCTCATCAGAGGTGaaattcatcttttccttcttcctctctgacAAGTGTTTGACACAGTGCCCAGAGCACTTACATGCTCAATAAACGCCTGGTGGCAGAAACACGTTGCCTCCAAAAGGTGTGACCTCTGCCCCCGGGTACATTCAGTCTTATTTGGAGCCAGAGGTGGGAGCAAGGAGCCCTGGGCGGCTTTCCTTCCCAGCCATCTGGAGAACAGGCTGGCGGAGGGGAAGCACCTGGTCACGGGATCCAACGTCCTTGCCTGCCAACTCCCCCCTCCTTTGCTTTTCTCGCAGAAAGTCCAGGTGGTGGTCACCGTGCTGGACTACGACAAGCTGGGCAAGAACGAGGCCATAGGCAAGATCTTCGTGGGCAGCAACGCCACGGGCACAGAGCTGCGGCACTGGTCCGACATGCTGGCCAACCCCCGGAGGCCCATCGCCCAGTGGCACTCGCTGAAGCCCGAGGAGGAGGTGGACGCACTTCTGGGCAAGAACAAGTAGGCGGCAGCGGCCGGGACCCCACGCCCTCCACGGACACTG containing:
- the SYT2 gene encoding synaptotagmin-2; the encoded protein is MRNIFKRNQEPIVAPATTTATMPVGPADNSTESGGAGESQEDMFAKLKEKFFNEINKIPLPPWALIAIAVVAGLLLLTCCFCICKKCCCKKKKNKKEKGKGMKNAMNMKDMKGGQDDDDAETGLTEGEGEGEEEKEPENLGKLQFSLDYDFQANQLTVGVLQAAELPALDMGGTSDPYVKVFLLPDKKKKYETKVHRKTLNPAFNETFTFKVPYQELGGKTLVMAIYDFDRFSKHDIIGEVKVPMNTVDLGQPIEEWRDLQGGEKEEPEKLGDICTSLRYVPTAGKLTVCILEAKNLKKMDVGGLSDPYVKIHLMQNGKRLKKKKTTVKKKTLNPYFNESFSFEIPFEQIQKVQVVVTVLDYDKLGKNEAIGKIFVGSNATGTELRHWSDMLANPRRPIAQWHSLKPEEEVDALLGKNK